In bacterium, the genomic window CACCTGCGAAAACGAAAACTGCGCAGACCAACAAATGTCCGCGCAGTCTTGCTATTCTAAAGCCCCTTGATACGAGGCAGTCAACCCAATTTCGATATTTCATTATATAGAACTATCCTGACACAGCCGGACTCGTTCATCCGGACTTCAAAAAAAGCTGAAGCAATACTTGCGTCAATTTACGACAACGTGTTCAGTCTGTCAATAGAGTAATCGAGAGTAATGAAGAATTTTCACGATGTGCGTGAATTTGCTAACTCATTACATTCACACCCTTAGAATATGACCAAAAAAATCTGGATAAGTTAGGATAAGTCAGCAAAGTTGGACTGCCTCTTGACTTATTCATAAAGCTGGGTCGCTTATACTCCAACCCCCAAAAGAGCACAAAAATCGAAACCCCACTCGCGCTGCGACGAAAATTTCACAGGAGAAATTGACAAAAAAGGCGAGAACTCTAACAAATTTCTTTAGCCGAACAAACACAAGAGATTAGTCTCACCACCGGCTACGCAGTCAGAAAAGCCCGCTTTTTCAGGAGAATCGTCCGGCGCGCTGGACAGAATCGCTCAGAAAAACTATCTTAGACTTGCCCACACATGACCCGCTGCGCCGCTCGTTCCCTTAAGTCTAATCGAAAATCCGGCTGATCACCCACCGACACTATGCACCGATCGACCGCACCCCGCACTCTCTTTCTTCTGCTGCTTTTGACGGCATTGAACGTCGCGTCTCCTCAGATTGCGCGTGCAGCTTGGTGGCCCTATCCCTTCAGGATTAGTGAACTCCATACGGAAGCCGCAGTGCACCTTGGCCGCGTTTCGCATTACACGATTGAGGTCGGCAAGGGCAAGGTTCCGCTGACTGCGCGAATAACTCTCGAGATGGGACCGATGAGTCCTTATCGAAGCGGGATATATATGGACGATCGGCAGGGTAACGTGATGCTTCAGCGCAATTTTGCCTGGCATGTCTATGTTCCCGCAAGCCGGGATCTCGACGGGGACAACGAGCTTGAATTTGTCGTCAGCTACTCGGGGGATACGCTGGCTGGAGTGCGCGCGTACTCCAGCGTACTCAGTTCGGATACGTTATGGGAATATGTCCTTTTGGAGTCTAACTGCCGCTGGCGGCAACGCCTGGACAAGTGGGACGTCTATTTTGAAATCGGGCCGGTTGTGAAACTAAGCGGCGACAGAAACGGTTTGCTCCTGTTGTGCCAGAGCGGCTTCTGCCAATTGCCGCGAGGGCTGATCATGCTGGACGCCGCGACGGGTGAAGAGATTTGGCGAGAGTGGTGCGGGGGAAATAACGAGTACGTTCACGAGGTTACTACGCAGGACGGTCAGCGACTCATCGTAGTCAGCACGTCGTCGAGCGGTAACGGCGCAGTGTGGGAGGGGACGGATGACATGACCTGTTATCTGTATGCGTTACGTCCGGAGACGGGTGAACTCGTATGGCGTCGGTCCTTTCCGGGTATGTTCAGCCATGTGATGTTCCAGCCGATCACGGATTCCCTCGGCACAACGCGCGAGCTTGTCGCAGTATATATCTCTTCACCCTCCAAAGAAACTCCGGCTGCCTTGATGCGGGTGGACCCGCGCGACGGAAGCTCCACGCAAGAGAAGATCTTTCCAGAAAGACAATTCACACCGGCGTTCCAGTTTTGGAAGTCACCGAGCGACGACTCATGGAGAGTGTATCTTACGTCGCTACCTTCCGAGCTGCAAGTCTTTGACAACAACTTTGAGTTGATTGGCGAGAAGTCCGATGTAACCGAGGTTCTCTGTTGTGGCGATTGGGAGCTTCCTGTCGGGCCGGAGCTGCTTGTGACCTCTGTATCCGGCAAGACGCTGTATCTGAACGAGTCGCTGCACGAGAAAGCTCTTCTGGATTTCAAGTCATACAGGATAACGGAGCAGTACTTCCCCGATCAAGTCTGGCCGGAGCTGATCACAACTGACGGCACTACAATCAAGAGATTGCGCGTAGAGCCGAATCCGTTTTACTGGCGCGAAGTCGGTGTCCGGATTGTCACACCGCTCGTGCTTAGCGTGACCATGGCGTGGCTGATCGTGTGGGGAGTACGCACGCGGCGTGCGTATGTGCGCGCCCGTAACGAGAAGC contains:
- a CDS encoding PQQ-binding-like beta-propeller repeat protein, coding for MHRSTAPRTLFLLLLLTALNVASPQIARAAWWPYPFRISELHTEAAVHLGRVSHYTIEVGKGKVPLTARITLEMGPMSPYRSGIYMDDRQGNVMLQRNFAWHVYVPASRDLDGDNELEFVVSYSGDTLAGVRAYSSVLSSDTLWEYVLLESNCRWRQRLDKWDVYFEIGPVVKLSGDRNGLLLLCQSGFCQLPRGLIMLDAATGEEIWREWCGGNNEYVHEVTTQDGQRLIVVSTSSSGNGAVWEGTDDMTCYLYALRPETGELVWRRSFPGMFSHVMFQPITDSLGTTRELVAVYISSPSKETPAALMRVDPRDGSSTQEKIFPERQFTPAFQFWKSPSDDSWRVYLTSLPSELQVFDNNFELIGEKSDVTEVLCCGDWELPVGPELLVTSVSGKTLYLNESLHEKALLDFKSYRITEQYFPDQVWPELITTDGTTIKRLRVEPNPFYWREVGVRIVTPLVLSVTMAWLIVWGVRTRRAYVRARNEKLVLEGWAQTASFQAHDTKKPIAVVQRAIENLELRLRKEHPEFNVEPFVRRMKGEISRMLQTSRQIQVISRVTKPNLQQTNLSELIATTVDRMNTLEQVPVVHVNPDRRVDAQIDYRLVESLLENLIGNAMDATLQEGGSVRVMADYASGNGGGVEVTVLDNGKGMTAQEIEDILNWKGSRKAGGQGLGLLSAKWIAETHHGSLHIESQPGMGTKITVHLPGNGGPLSPAKTSS